In Methanothrix sp., a genomic segment contains:
- a CDS encoding TIGR00725 family protein, translating into MSHLSYQTGTGSPSGGAGAANEINERTEIQGRVRMQIAVVGGGECSLHVREMAEELGRLLAEEGHTLLCGGLGGGMEAACRGSAEAGGTVVGILPGERGDANPHVGIKIATGMGHARNAIIVRSSDAVIALPGGYGTLSEIALALKMNRPVISLESWDIAGTMKARDPREAIEILNRLLYI; encoded by the coding sequence ATGTCTCATCTTTCATATCAGACCGGCACAGGCAGCCCGTCCGGCGGGGCAGGAGCAGCAAATGAGATAAATGAGCGGACTGAAATCCAGGGAAGAGTCAGAATGCAGATAGCAGTAGTGGGTGGCGGAGAATGCAGCCTTCACGTTCGGGAGATGGCAGAGGAGCTGGGCAGGCTCCTGGCAGAAGAGGGGCACACCCTCCTTTGCGGTGGCCTGGGTGGTGGGATGGAGGCGGCATGCCGGGGATCGGCTGAGGCGGGAGGAACTGTGGTGGGAATTCTGCCCGGAGAGAGAGGAGATGCCAATCCCCATGTGGGCATAAAAATCGCCACCGGTATGGGGCACGCCAGGAATGCCATAATTGTGAGAAGCTCAGATGCGGTCATCGCTCTGCCCGGCGGATATGGCACTCTCTCTGAGATCGCCCTGGCCCTGAAGATGAACAGACCTGTCATCAGCCTGGAGAGCTGGGATATAGCAGGAACGATGAAAGCGAGAGATCCGCGAGAGGCGATAGAGATCCTCAACCGCCTTCTGTACATTTGA